Within Phaenicophaeus curvirostris isolate KB17595 chromosome 7, BPBGC_Pcur_1.0, whole genome shotgun sequence, the genomic segment AATTGTGGAGGTGCCAGGGGGAGGaagcagcaaagaagtcacaatTAGAGAAAGCAGCACTAAAACACACTTGGCAGCAGCCAGAGGATCATCACAGAAAGTTGTACTTCCAGAAAAGACAGCTAGAGGAACAAGAAGGAGCAGGTGGTCTATAAAAAGGCTAACGCTTACTTTAACAGCAAGTAGTTCATCTGAATGATTTCTGGTAAAGAAACAGACTTAGCCTGTGTATGTGCCATGAATTTCCTGTGACTAAGTTCCAAACTTGCAGTACCTCAGTTGCTCCTCCCCTATAAACTAGATATGGTAAACAGTACTCCTTTCTTCCACTGTCCCTGCAACCTGAAAGGAAATTCCAAATCCTAGCTACAATGCAACTGTGCAAGATGCTAGCAGTAACATTCATGCCGTATGTGCTCATTTCATTATACATCTTCTCTGAAAGCCTAAGTCGCAGTAactacacagtaaaaaaaaaaaaagatagttgCAGACTTCACAACCTAAATAACAagcaggttttttaaaaaaaagccaccacTATTGCAATTGAAGACAAACTCGTCAGTATTATAATGGTATTTTCTATTTGTAATTGATTAAAAAACCCTTTTCCTAAATAGGAAGTTTGTGAGCAACTAATAGAAATACATCACCAACAActaagaggcagaaaaaaacacaaaagaaggtGCAACATGGTTAGAAAAGGAATGCCAGCGGCTGGCGGAGTTGGCAGAGAAACATCTAGAGTATGAAAGAAGAAACTGGGAAAACACAAGATGAGTCCGAGGAAAAAGGAATAAGCTAGACTAGCTCTAGAGGAAGCAAAAATACAAGCACAGCTTTTAATCAGCTGTACAGCTATTAATCGAAGACcaaagttatttttctcctcaatAACACATCTTTACACTTAGTGccagagcagaaataaaatactgctgTAGTCAGGAGTTCTATCAGTGCAGTTAACATTGAAGAGCAGCATTGGTACCTCAGGAGTTAGTTAATCTGCCTCCAGTTCAGACTCCAAGACACAACCAAGTTCCATTTTGCTATTCAATagttttccagtattctcccaAACTCCATCAATAATTCATATGCATTTGTATTCACTGCTTTAAAGATTATAACATCCATTTACAACACAGAAAAGTCCAATTAGACTTCCCCACACACCTGTAACTTTGATTACCTTTACACAGTCCATCAGAGCAGAGTCCAGCACTGCATGCTTCTAGAACTAACACAGGAACCAAGAGTGTGTGCCACATACTGAAATGCGGCAAACAGCATAACAGGACTTCTTAAGAGAAGCCTAGATCAATTTGTCAGGCACAAAGCAACACTAGGTATAACAGGATACATGTGAACTGTAGCTGAGCAGGAGTAACTATCTCCCACTTGCTCTATTCATATATACGTTCTCCCCTTGCAGCAGGAGAACATACTAGCCCACAACATACTGAACACAAGCCAACATTTTCTTCCCCAGCCCATTCCAAACCTTGCTCAAAGCCAGGTCCCAGGGGAAGCCTGATCTCCTGTGCAGGCTGGTTGCCTCAGAAGGCACTCTATGCACTGTGGCAAATTTAAAGGAACTGCCAGTGAACCAGCAACAAGCTAACAGAGTGTAGGTTTCACATCAAAGCACCAGCTTTCTAACCCAAGGAGCAATTCTGACTTGTGCCTGCAATCCACTTGATTAACAGCTTGCAGgcaaagagcagagcagatcTGGAGCAACATGAGCACTAATAGAAGCTACTCAGCTAAAACACACTCTGTGTTCCTCATCCATCGGTGTTTTCTAATTTTCAGCTGCTTGAAAAACTAGGCCCAACAACCATACAAAAGCCTAAATAAACACTTGGTGCCAGGAACCCCTGTAAGACAGTACTTTCAGTTTCAGTTTAATTAAAAGTTGCAACCTGATTCAAAATAGCAACAAAGTTCCTCTTCAGGATAGGTGCTACTCATTCACAAAGTATTCTCCCACATTGCAACAGTAGCTGGCACATATATCTTATTCATAGCAAGTAAAGGCATTCATGTTCTATCAGCTAAACATGAATCCAGTCAGGCTTCCTGAAGTGCCAGTTAGCTCATCTTACGCTGCTTCATCCTCGATTCTTTGGTCCATTTTGTGTTAAGAGAAGACAACAGAACTGTCAGTTCATAAAAGGTATGAAGACCTCGGTGCTGACTTTCAGAAGAATCCTCCAAAGCACTAAATTGCAATAGATATGCTGCTGGGTAAGAAAAGGCTAGATTTCAGCATCAACAATGACAGAGAAACTATAGCAAAATAAGAACTTTCTTCCTTGTAAATCAGGTTTATCTTATTTTCTACTTCCCTAATATTATCTTACATAAGTAACTGTAACATCTATAGATCCACATTCACATTGCCGTTCCTGTAAAGTCTCCCCTGTGGAGAAGAGTAATCATTTTTTGCAGTCTCTAAACTGAAGCTGAactttattaaattaaatattcattaagTACTGGttgtaaaagcaaaacaaaaccagattacACTAATTGCAACTTGCAGTATTCCTACAGTTCTGTGTGGTGCCTCAGAAGCTCATCTTCTTATTCAAGAAAACTTATCTGAACAGCAATAATTCAGAAGTGCATGAAGATGATGCACAGGTCAGCACAGATATTTTAGTATtccattcttaaaaaaaaaaaaaatccatttaaagtAGGAAAATTTAAACACTAGTATGCAGTTGTAGGACTTCAAGACAATACATACTAAAAATCTGTGACACTTTTCATCGTTATGTGACATCCTAACTGAAGCTCAAATCCTGCCAacatttaaacttaaaaaaatctcattctgtCAAATTTATTATCGTGTAGATATATTTATATTCAAGAGAATTCATAAAACCTTTAAACAACAAGCTTTAATAAAAATCTGTTGAGACTGACAATTTTGTGAAATGCTTGTCAATACAGCTTATCTATGCCACCATAGTGAACATTAAGTATATTCATAGTGAAtgttaaatatattaatttcactactagaaataaaataaggatTAGCTTCTACCTTCCATCACATAACTGACTCAGTGAAGATGGTTTCATTCCCCCACCATAACTTTGAAAAACAAGCACAAACTCAACAAGCCATCAACAGCTGAACTCAGTTCTAATATACAGGTAAGCACAACAACAAGAAAgagtaaaagatttttttttcccctctgtttttctaataaaggaaggcaaatttGACTTCCAGTCCGGTGCTCTAAACCTACAAGTGATTTAGAAACTCCACTCCAGACCAtctttccaaaaagaaattctttgaaGAGTATAAGATCTTATACAGAAATGAAGACAATTCAAGTCTGTCTACTCTTTGGCTTCaaaattcaggttttatttcaaTGTACAGCTTCCAAGAATGAACTTCCTTAAAAAGGGCATTAGTGCACCCGTGCAGCATGCGTAACTTCAATTTACATGAAGCTCTCAACTGATCTTTGAAGCAGAGCACAGTTTTCCTGGTAATATTATTCCATCAAGTTTTAACAGTACAGATATTGCTTTAGACCAGCAGCTCCTTTGAGGCACAGCTCTCTGAGGCTTCACAACAAGTCTGAGAAAGAGGTCAAATCAGTTTGTCACTGGTACCATATCCACTCTATAAAGGGATGTATTTTAGGACAAGGTTACACAATAGCAAGAGCTTCGCCTTGAGCTTCATCGCACTGAAGCTGCATTCTGCAAGAAACCCTCCTCCATAGTCTCAGGAGAGCTAAATGCAGTGCTTCATCTAGAAAGCTAACAGAAATGAGAATATAACATATTTGGAAAAGGACAGTGAATAGTAAGGAGCAAAGAAAGCTGGTGCAGTAACTAGAGTCAAACCCAAGGGATCTGGTTTCTGTTCTTAGCTCCACTTTCAGCTTCCAGAGGGACCCAAGTAAACTACTGTCTCCGGTGCCTCAGTTCCTAATTTGCAGAAGAGGAATAACAGGAAATTATCTACTAACAACAGAATTTAATTTAGAAGATGACCTGATAATAATCACAAGGCTGGTTTACTTCTGGTATTGTGAAGCAGATGTATTTAGTATTCTACAAAAGCAAATGGAGagataagtgcaaagaagtCATGGTTCTACATCACAGTAGCAATCCCTCTTCCCTCTAAGAATGGAATTGCATAGAATACTTCAATAAAACCCCATATTCTGACattttgtaaacaaaaaaatttaattttttaaaaaattgtttagcACAACTATGTGTACAAAAGTATTACTAAACCAGAAACAGGACACAAACCacaagaatgaaagaaaacGCATTTCTAGCTTTACAGCAAGTGCTATAAAAACTAATTATTCAAAATCTgtgatttctttcaaatatcAGCACTAAAAAGTGTCTTTAGATGAAGATGGCATTCATAGTGAACTTGACTTACCAAAACATATCAGAAACAAATCCTATTTATCTGCAGAAAGGCTGAAGCAGGAACACTGCAAACACCTCTCCACACTACCCAGCCCATAACCCCCCATTTGAGTTTTCCAGTAACATGTTCTCAAACTGACCACTTGGAACCTGCAGCTAGCTAGAACATGCAGTGGACCATCATAATGATGCCTGATGAACTATCATGACACTTTCATGTAATCCACCAGAGAGATTATTTATTGGTACCATTATCATACGAAATATAGACATTAAAACTCATCTTTGTATCTCCTTCCAAGTTGCATTTTCAGTTTACCTTTCATGCATGAAGTGAAGCTGTACATAACTACATGAATATTCTGTAACAATAAAAGAAACTCAAATAATCACCTGCAAATCAAGCAGATCAAGTGTTTTACATGGGCAAGCAGAAAAgttattattttagaaaaaatgaGGTATATTTGCagagcacatttttttctggcttcaACATATAGCTACTGGAAAAGCATGCCCTAATTATAACTCAATGGGTTTGCTCATTTCCAaacacttgaaaagaaaatgcaagttgtttataaaattgtttttcttgtttattttaaatgaagctgGTACAGACAGTGTCCATTCAAAACCCACGTCCCAGGCCAAAAGGTACAAACAAGAGTGTCAAAGTAACACCAGTTGTCTGCTGTGAGCATTCTTGCATTAATACCTGCGTGTACTAATTGCTATATGAAGTTAAAATGCTTCTGGGCTCTTCTGGCAAGATTTAAGAATCATTAGGGTTTTCAATTTCATGTCTTCAGCAAAGCCATCTCTGGAGCAAGGTACAGATGACAACAGTTCTAGCTTTTCCGTTTCCAACTTGGCAATCTTCTTCATTGGGCCATCAGCACAATTTAAGCAAAATAGCTCTGAGTTATAGATACATAATTTCTCCACAGTTTAGTTCTCTGAAAAACTTCATCTCGCACTGAAAGTTATAGTCCAGGAGTGAAACAGTCACACATCAAAACTTCAGGGCAGATATGGAAGTCATTAAGAACACTCGCCCACCTGGCAGATCTTACAGCCTTCATGCCTGAAATGCACGAACCTAGTGAACAAATGCATGTGTGTACGTGTATTTCTAAAGGGGAGGgcagaagggaagaggggagcaAGGCTGCAGCTGGATCACAGAAGTTCAGcacaatgaaaacagaaacaatagTGTATAATGAGCACGAGAATTCAAAAGACCAGAcgtttgaaaataaaatcccagAGATGGGGTGCCAGTTTCAATTCAGTGTTGAACACCACATTACAAAAGaactattatttaaaaataaaaaaggattaagggggaagaaaacaaacagaaggatCTAAACTGTTGAGTGACCCCCCGTCTGTTCCTGATAAACTTCAATCacatcttcctcctccatccccagctgtgagaacagagaaaaacagcatttaattGTTACAAATCTGGTGTACTGAATTCAGAGCAGGTCCTACACAAGTTATACAATGGTTTGTTCCTCTGCCCCATCGTTATTCAAAAGGGTGAAAAATTTCAGTCACCATCTGACTAGCCAACACTCATGATTTTTAGTCTTTGTCTTTCAGTCTTGTATATCTCAAAGCAAAAGCCTTATTAGTGAACTCTAAATCCATTTGTGGAACAGTACACATCAGTCTGAAAGCTGCTAGCTTTACCGTTCTCTAAATCCCTTCCTGAGCAACAGATACACAGGAATGTAACCATCACAGAGACTGCACCAGCAGTACAGCCATGTGAATTATATATAGCACGCTGCTAGCTCACAATACAGCTAAGACCTACAGCTTGCAACTCAAAGCCTGTTTGCAGCTCTAAAGAGGGTTACTTGTTCACTCCACAGTACACGTTtatctgatttttcagaagGTCATGATTCTAacactgttttttcctgtttggtCATAACAATTGGTGGAAATCACACAGGACAGCAGAATTAACCTTTCTGTTTACTTACACTTTCATCTGATAAATGTGaactaaatatatatttcttccaAAGTCACACTGAAGTTCTGGCTCAACAACTGGCAAGTTAccttagatttttttcccctctggtaAGCAGTAACTACACTCTCCCTTCTGAGACAATAAAAGAAGGTCCAATCAGCCTCTTTCTGAACTGCTTAATAACCATATTAAAGATTCTAGTCAGACTATTTGACTGAATGTAGTCCAAAAAGCTGgctaattttaaagaaacattttcacattCCAGTTAACAGTCTAGCAAAACAGAGAAACTGACCCATGAGGTATTTAGTTTCTCCAGTGAGCTATGTAACACTTTCTAGAAAGGAACTCACCTCCTTGGGGGTATGATTATCAGTAATTCTCTGACCCTCGAAGAGGAACCTGAGTGAATTCATTGGAacaccctgaaaaaaaaaaataggtgtaCAAGAAAAAAGCCTACTGAAACTCATAgatttacaagaaaaatatttttaataataaaagtcATGAAAGTCAAAAAATAAAGGGTTAGTTCCTGTCACACAGTGAGCTCAGGTATTCTATTGCAattacacagactacaaagaagTGTCTCAAGGAGGAAGACAGTGCTGAAATTAGTGCATATTCCAAAGTCGCACTGGAGTTGCAGCTCAACAGCTTTGAGTTTTCCTTAGATTTTTATCTTGTCTTACACTCTCCCTTCCAAGACAACATTACACATGAATGCTCCGTCTTTCTGAACTGCATATCAGCCTTATTAGAGATCTTAGGACAACAGGAGGAACATGATGTTTACTTCATTAACTCCTACCCTTGCTTTCCCAACCTTATGTTACCATAGGAAGGTATAACAAATTTTATCGCATCAGTTTTTCAAAAGTTCTATGCTGGGGACAAgaaagagcagagctgtggtggaaaaaaaggaataccGTTCAAACAGAGAAAGGAGCATCCCAATGGTAAATCACATTAAGTTGCAGTATGTCTATCATACAGTGAGCCTGTGCTGTGGCAGAAAATCCTGCCTCAACTCAAAAGAGGCAAACACTTgacctctttcttctctttcaagtTACgagcaaaataaacacaagtgAAATGTGGCCTGTTCTGTGCATCAATTTGATCTCAGAAATACTGCTTGCAAAtaactaggcaaaaaaaaaattgtcagaaTAGCTCTCCACACTGTTCCAACACTCTCTCTGGCCAATGTGGAAGCAACATTGGTGGTCCCCTTACCATAGAAAGGCTATTTGACACCAAAAACCCTACTGGCTGCTGATGaagaaattttgaagaaatgatGAAGCATTTTCAGTCGATAAGACTGCTACATGAATTATTtccaattttaaaatttcaagtttttaaaatgaacGACCATTCTGGATTTGGCTGCAAACATACCTGGTGtttgatcttttctttcttcctattcCAGAAAGATAgcaaaaaaagaacacattctACAAAAGAACACTTCAACTGACAAGTTCAACTTGTCTCAAGgtattaagaaaaaatccaaaGTATTACTACTTATGATTATATCCCCTGAAGTGAACTCCACCACAGTTACTCAAGAAAAGGCCATACAAGGCACCTATCCCCAAAGCTGGGGGTAAACTAGGCCAGGGCTTCTGGAAATAGCAGCAGTGAATCCGCAGTATCTGCCAGAGAATCTGGAAGTGAAGATATACTTTCCTTCTGTAACAGTAGTTACTATTTACCTATGTCTACAATTAATGTTGCAGATTTCTTTAGCTTAGGGCATAAAAGCTGGTGTTAATCCATTACCATATTAATGGCTGTAACAATGCCTAACGCTGCTCTCAGTCTCAGCTGCAGCACTCAACAGCTTTAAGATTTTACAGTAACTACAAATGCATGCCTGGGCATTTAAAAAAGTAACTTCTATGTCTTCTGAGCAGCCACTATGTATTTTCTAACAGTAACTTTAACTTACTACAAAATTCACAACTGCTTTCCAATAGAAACACTTCTATTTCTCAAAGAAATGAAGAGATCAGTTTTATTTGTACTGTCAGATACCTGTCCTACTGGTAACTAAAGAGAAGCTTGACTGTCTCAACAAGTGTCTTTATTCAAAAGAACAATGAGAAAAGTAAAGCTAAAGCatttagctttttttctcctttttgaagGGAGACTGTCATTGTTTCACAAACCTGTCTTTGACAGTATGATTCTTTGAGTTTCTTGAGGTGTGTTGTCATTTTCACCTTGAAGtgaatttcactgctgtcctaagaacagaaaagaaaaaagttactcCCTTTGTAGTAACTGCTTACTCTATCTGTGCTACTCTTAAGACTTTCATTTAGAAACACTTACGTAAAACAGCAGTTTAACTATCATCGTGCATACCTTGGTGCATCATAAAATAACCTCCAGGATGATTTATCAGTCGCTAAATTCACCATGCATTCCACAGGAAGCTCTATTTCAAAACAGATGGCAAAACATAGCCTTCGGCTCACTATGGAGGTTTTGGATTTAAAAGCACTAAAAAACATACATGGTTCAGTCTGTGCTTCCACCTTTACCCGGCTGACGTGCTTATGAAATACAAACATACATATGCAGGGAACTTCAGCTCCAAGATCCCAAGGGAGACAAGTTAAAGCTTGCACTTCAAAACATATAACTACTGTAACTAAACAAGGTTTTTTATCTGCAAGTTAAGATACAGACAGACTTGGCAAAACAGCACTAAACTAAGGAGAAATCTTAGGTGTCACCATATACATATAAGCCCTTCCTACCAGCTGTAATATAGGAATTAACTAGAACTGTCAAAATAGCTACAGATATAACAGACTGCAGGTAGATCCATGAAAAAAGCATGTGGATCACAGCTTTTTGAATGTGTTCTCATCATCACAGATTAAACCAGGAAGAGGTACACTAGTTTGAGTTAGTGCTACTTTAAGTCATCTGTCTTCACTCAACAGCACAGCAATTGTGCTAATATTCCAAACAATACTGAGTTAAGTCACATGGGCTAAGGGTTCTTTGCACAGAAGGACCTCTGTTCAGGAAAGATCGAAATGCACATTCCAGTGCAACTTGAGTTCAGACTTCTAATCCACCATTCACATCTACCAACATGCCAACCAACAGAATCGTCTTCATATCCCTGTCCAAGGAAACTGACCTCATGCTTAGTATACTATATGAACACTGAAACGATTGATTTTAACACATTTAATTCATGTCCTTGAATAAATTAATCCCTCAATGCATCAGGTCCCCTAGCTGTAAGATGGGGATCACGCTGACCAAATCCTGACTCACAAGGATAAATAACTCAAGCGTTTGAAACAACACAGAGACCATACTGACACACATTACTGGCAATTAGTAAGTACTTTATGGCAAGGGAAGATCCACAGTGAAGAATCAACAGCATCCACTTTCATTTGTTCATTTCTACAATACCAAATCTCACACCTCAACCAAATGTCAGCAAGCAATTACATATCAAACCCACCTGCCCGATGACTTTGAGTTTAATGTATTCCCCTTCTTTCTTATCTCCTAAGTCCTCAGCTGAAGGTTTTGCTTCCTGCAACaagaacatttcaaaaaaaaccagttaGTTTCACTGGACAGTATGACAGCTGTCAATCTCCTTATTACATGAAATCAGACTATCCGAGACagcttatttcttcctttctgtgtgtGAAAATGTTAGCAACATAGTATTATGAATGGCTGTCTGTATGCCTGTGAAAAGTTTAACAATGGAAGAGAAACACTGAAGAACACAAGAGATGGGAGAAGGATCATTCGGAAACAGTGATGGACACAAAAATAAGAGGTATGATTTTATATCACTAATTCCTaatcaagagaaaataaatagaaaagagaaGTGGACTAGGAGGCTCAGAtatctgacagaaaaaaaaaccaacattgTGAGTAAACAGAACACTTGTGACACCCTATCAGTGTCAAGAGTGAATCaagcaaacattt encodes:
- the SUMO1 gene encoding small ubiquitin-related modifier 1, producing the protein MSDQEAKPSAEDLGDKKEGEYIKLKVIGQDSSEIHFKVKMTTHLKKLKESYCQRQGVPMNSLRFLFEGQRITDNHTPKELGMEEEDVIEVYQEQTGGHSTV